One part of the Vitis riparia cultivar Riparia Gloire de Montpellier isolate 1030 chromosome 15, EGFV_Vit.rip_1.0, whole genome shotgun sequence genome encodes these proteins:
- the LOC117932772 gene encoding very-long-chain aldehyde decarbonylase CER1-like, producing the protein MASKPGILTDWPWKSLGSFKYVILAPWVVHSIYTLIIKDGKERDPVYVLFFPFLLWRTLHNQIWISLARYRTAKGNNRIVDKSIEFEQVDRESNWDDQILLNGILFYVVYMILPGVAHMPLWRTDGVLLTILLHMGPVEFLYYWLHRALHHHYLYSRYHSHHHSSIVTEPITSVIHPFAEHLAYFLLFLIPLLAGFFMRKSSMAALFGYISYIDFMNNMGHCNFELIPKMLFSIFPPLKYLMYTPSYHSLHHTQFRTNYSLFMPIYDYIYGTMDKSSDALYEKSLIRPEQLPHVVHLTHLVTPQSIYHLRLGFASLASKPYTYKWYVWAMWPVTCCSIMLTWTYGHTFILERNQFNKVNVQTWVVPKFKIQYLLKLGNESIDSLIEEAILKADKRGIKVLSLGLLNQGDELNSYGELYIHRNPKLKIKVVDGSSLAVAVVLNSIPKGTTQVLFRGNLTKVAYFIASALYQMDIQVATSHKDEYEQLNTKLKNVECESKLLLSKSFTEKIWLVGDGLTKEEQMKASKGTLFIPFSQFPPKRLRKDCLYHTTPAMMPPKSFKNIDSCENWLPRRAMSASRVAGVIHALEGWNVHECGNTMFNVEKIWEASLQHGFRPLTIPT; encoded by the exons ATGGCTTCCAAACCAGGTATCCTCACTGACTGGCCTTGGAAGTCTCTTGGAAGCTTCAAG TATGTGATATTGGCTCCATGGGTAGTTCATAGCATATACACATTAATAATCAAAGATGGGAAGGAGAGGGACCCTGTTTACGTTCTATTTTTCCCATTTCTGTTATGGAGGACACTTCACAACCAGATTTGGATTTCTCTTGCTCGATACCGAACAGCTAAGGGCAACAATAGGATCGTTGATAAGAGTATTGAATTCGAGCAAGTTGACAGGGAAAGCAACTG GGATGACCAAATATTGTTGAATGGGATCCTATTCTACGTGGTTTACATGATACTTCCTGGGGTTGCTCACATGCCCTTATGGAGAACAGATGGTGTACTTCTTACAATTCTTCTTCATATGGGGCCTGTTGAATTCCTATACTACTGGTTACACAGAGCATTGCATCATCATTATCTTTACTCACGCTATCATTCTCATCACCATTCCTCGATTGTCACAGAGCCCATCACCT CTGTCATCCATCCTTTTGCTGAACACCTAGCATATTTTCTACTGTTTTTAATACCACTGTTAGCAGGATTTTTCATGAGAAAGAGCTCCATGGCAGCCCTCTTTggttatatttcttatattgatTTCATGAACAACATGGGACACTGCAATTTCGAGCTGATCCCTAAGATGCTATTCTCCATTTTTCCACCTCTTAAGTACCTCATGTATACCCCCTC GTATCACTCTCTGCATCACACTCAATTCAGGACCAATTACTCACTTTTTATGCCCATCTATGATTACATCTATGGTACAATGGATAAATCTTCAGATGCgttatatgaaaaatcacttataagaCCTGAACAATTGCCCCATGTGGTTCATTTGACACATCTTGTAACGCCACAGTCCATCTATCATCTGAGGCTAGGATTCGCCTCCTTAGCCTCCAAACCTTACACATACAAATGGTATGTATGGGCAATGTGGCCAGTGACATGTTGTTCTAtaatgctaacatggacctatGGTCATACGTTTATTCTTGAGAGGAATCAATTCAACAAAGTCAATGTCCAAACGTGGGTCGTACCAAAATTCAAGATACAA TATCTCCTGAAATTGGGAAATGAATCCATCGATAGTTTGATAGAAGAAGCCATACTCAAAGCAGACAAAAGAGGGATTAAAGTTTTGAGTTTAGGTCTCTTGAACCAg GGTGATGAGCTTAATAGTTATGGTGAGCTTTATATCCATAGAAATCCTAAGCTCAAAATCAAGGTGGTGGATGGGAGTAGCTTAGCAGTAGCTGTTGTTCTAAATAGCATTCCTAAAGGAACAACTCAAGTACTCTTCAGAGGAAACCTCACCAAGGTTGCTTATTTTATTGCTTCTGCTTTATACCAAATGGATATCCAG GTAGCCACATCACATAAGGATGAGTATGAGCAACTCAACACAAAGCTCAAGAATGTTGAGTGTGAAAGTAAATTACTACTTTCTAAAAGTTTTACCGAAAAG atatGGCTGGTTGGAGATGGATTGACCAAAGAAGAACAAATGAAAGCATCGAAAGGAACATTATTCATTCCCTTTTCTCAATTCCCTCCAAAGAGGTTGCGCAAAGACTGCCTCTACCACACTACACCAGCAATGATGCCTCCCAAGTCTTTTAAGAACATAGACTCTTGTGAG AATTGGTTGCCGAGAAGAGCAATGAGTGCATCGCGTGTAGCTGGGGTAATTCATGCATTAGAAGGATGGAATGTGCACGAGTGTGGTAACACAATGTTCAACGTTGAGAAAATATGGGAAGCTAGTCTCCAACATGGATTTCGTCCTTTAACGATCCCCACATGA